One stretch of Streptomyces sp. 135 DNA includes these proteins:
- a CDS encoding SRPBCC domain-containing protein, whose amino-acid sequence MLDVPAKGPADGGKRFEIAREFEVEGSPAEVWAALTTGTGGWLWPMKYEPREGGAAPFGGTVTRWEPPHRLTARVQGADHGPGRPPDRLDQLDHTIEPRDGGRRSWLRYVQRGSFADDWDRRYDDAIRHTDFHLHTLRQYMAYFAGRPAVFSALNGPPTSVTPDAFTRLARALGLPDDAAEGARVRVEAPGEELDAVIDFRSRYFIGLRTDDALHRFFGRNHSGAPVRVSVHDFGPQADTKRTELAWQDWLHHLYG is encoded by the coding sequence ATGCTGGACGTCCCCGCGAAAGGCCCCGCCGACGGCGGCAAGCGCTTCGAGATCGCCCGGGAGTTCGAGGTCGAGGGTTCCCCCGCCGAGGTCTGGGCCGCCCTCACCACCGGCACCGGCGGCTGGCTGTGGCCCATGAAGTACGAGCCGCGCGAGGGCGGCGCCGCCCCCTTCGGCGGCACCGTCACCCGCTGGGAGCCGCCGCACCGCCTCACCGCCCGCGTCCAGGGCGCCGACCACGGGCCCGGCCGGCCCCCCGACCGGCTGGACCAGCTCGACCACACCATAGAGCCGCGCGACGGCGGCCGGCGCTCCTGGCTGCGCTACGTCCAGCGGGGCTCCTTCGCCGACGACTGGGACCGCCGGTACGACGACGCCATCAGGCACACCGACTTCCACCTGCACACGCTGCGCCAGTACATGGCGTACTTCGCGGGCCGCCCCGCCGTCTTCTCCGCGCTCAATGGCCCGCCCACCTCGGTCACCCCGGATGCCTTCACGCGCCTCGCCCGCGCCCTCGGCCTGCCCGACGACGCGGCCGAGGGCGCCCGGGTCCGCGTGGAGGCCCCCGGCGAGGAACTCGACGCGGTGATCGACTTCCGCAGCCGGTACTTCATCGGCCTGCGGACGGACGACGCCCTGCACCGCTTCTTCGGCCGCAACCACTCCGGCGCGCCGGTGCGCGTCAGCGTGCACGACTTCGGCCCGCAGGCGGACACCAAACGCACCGAACTGGCCTGGCAGGACTGGCTGCACCACCTCTACGGGTGA